The Acidobacteriota bacterium genome has a segment encoding these proteins:
- a CDS encoding ABC transporter ATP-binding protein — MPNVLTVRGLKKSYGTQHALAGIDFDVRVGEVFALIGPNGAGKTTTLRIVATLLTSTAGEISFLDHDLGKDPDFVREKISYLPEEAGAYKDMKGLDYLHFMANFYARTPEEEKEFVRRAVEITELGDRLSTKVGTYSKGMTRKLLLARALMTKPVLAILDEPTSGLDVLNALEVREIVRRYVKEGTSVLLSSHNMLEIEFLSDRVGLINKGLILDTGTPAELKDKHAAKNLEEVFRSSLR; from the coding sequence ATGCCCAATGTCCTGACCGTCCGGGGACTGAAAAAGTCCTACGGCACCCAGCACGCCCTGGCCGGCATCGACTTCGATGTCCGCGTTGGCGAGGTCTTCGCCCTGATCGGCCCGAACGGGGCCGGCAAGACCACGACCCTCCGCATCGTCGCCACCCTGCTGACCTCGACCGCCGGCGAGATCTCCTTCCTCGATCACGACCTCGGCAAGGATCCCGATTTCGTCCGGGAGAAGATCAGCTACCTGCCGGAAGAAGCCGGCGCCTACAAGGACATGAAGGGCCTGGATTACCTTCATTTCATGGCCAACTTCTACGCCCGGACGCCGGAGGAGGAGAAGGAGTTCGTCCGCCGCGCCGTCGAGATCACCGAGCTCGGCGACCGCCTGTCGACCAAGGTCGGCACCTACAGCAAGGGCATGACCCGCAAGCTCCTCCTGGCCCGGGCCCTGATGACCAAGCCCGTGCTGGCCATCCTCGACGAGCCGACCTCGGGCCTCGACGTCCTCAACGCCCTGGAGGTCCGGGAGATCGTCCGCCGCTACGTCAAGGAGGGGACGTCGGTCCTGCTCTCTTCCCATAACATGCTCGAGATCGAGTTCCTGTCCGACCGGGTCGGGCTCATCAACAAGGGCCTGATCCTCGACACGGGCACGCCGGCCGAGCTCAAGGACAAGCACGCGGCCAAGAACCTCGAAGAGGTCTTCAGGAGTTCCCTCCGATGA
- a CDS encoding ABC transporter permease yields the protein MKRFTNLLKKEIKELATKQLVVSLVFTVVLFNFIGQVSRKEVQKAVGIQTISALDQDGTPASQALIKGLESARFKVLDQSGKTKDQALETARAGESKLLLVIPKGFGDSLRELKPSEIETYSFMRSFSLIGARGQVVVQGVIAALNEAVSNEFLAQRLPGLDPASLKKPIRSRDFVVVRDRVAEGSANMVAGLISQQSMLIPIVLMMIVIYSSQMVISAVALEKQNKTLETLLTVPIKRTSIITAKMLAAGLVGLISAGVYMFGFQGFVGGIGEEAARAGAQDGGAALMQKLGLTFSTGGYAILGLSIFLAILVALAAAMILGVLAEDLRSAQSMMMPLMFMVMIPYFISLFADLNTMSLPLKVFVLAIPFTHPFLVSQNLYLGNYGLIAAGLGYMLLVFVVLVIYAARIFSTDKILTMKLRFGKKKAAAA from the coding sequence ATGAAAAGATTCACCAACCTTTTAAAGAAAGAGATCAAGGAGCTGGCGACCAAGCAGCTGGTCGTCTCGCTCGTCTTCACCGTCGTCCTGTTCAACTTCATCGGACAGGTCAGCAGGAAGGAGGTCCAGAAGGCCGTCGGCATCCAGACCATCTCGGCCCTCGACCAGGACGGCACGCCCGCGTCGCAGGCCCTGATCAAGGGCCTCGAGTCGGCCCGCTTCAAGGTCCTTGACCAGTCGGGCAAGACCAAGGATCAGGCCCTCGAAACGGCCAGGGCCGGCGAGTCCAAGCTCCTCCTCGTCATCCCCAAGGGCTTCGGCGACTCCCTCCGGGAGCTCAAGCCCAGCGAGATCGAGACCTACTCCTTCATGCGCAGCTTCTCGCTCATCGGGGCCCGGGGCCAGGTCGTCGTCCAGGGCGTCATCGCCGCCCTCAACGAGGCCGTGTCCAACGAGTTCCTGGCCCAGCGGCTGCCCGGCCTCGACCCGGCCAGCCTCAAAAAGCCCATCCGGAGCCGGGACTTCGTCGTCGTCAGGGACCGCGTGGCCGAAGGCTCGGCCAACATGGTCGCCGGCCTGATCTCCCAGCAGTCCATGCTCATCCCCATCGTCCTGATGATGATCGTCATCTATTCCTCGCAGATGGTCATCTCGGCCGTGGCCCTGGAGAAGCAGAACAAGACCCTGGAGACGCTCCTGACCGTGCCCATCAAGCGGACTTCGATCATCACCGCCAAGATGCTGGCGGCCGGGCTCGTCGGCCTCATTTCGGCCGGCGTCTACATGTTCGGCTTCCAGGGCTTCGTCGGCGGCATCGGTGAAGAAGCGGCCCGGGCGGGCGCCCAGGACGGCGGGGCGGCGCTGATGCAGAAGCTCGGCCTGACCTTCAGCACGGGCGGCTACGCCATCCTCGGCCTGTCCATCTTCCTGGCCATCCTGGTGGCCCTCGCGGCGGCCATGATCCTCGGCGTCCTGGCCGAGGACCTTCGCAGCGCCCAGAGCATGATGATGCCGCTCATGTTCATGGTCATGATCCCCTACTTCATCTCGCTGTTCGCCGACCTGAACACGATGTCGCTGCCGCTCAAGGTCTTCGTCCTGGCCATCCCGTTCACGCACCCCTTCCTGGTCTCGCAGAACCTCTACCTCGGCAACTACGGCCTGATCGCCGCCGGGCTCGGCTATATGCTCCTCGTGTTCGTGGTCCTGGTGATCTACGCGGCCAGGATCTTCTCGACGGACAAGATCCTGACCATGAAGCTGCGCTTCGGCAAGAAGAAAGCGGCCGCCGCCTGA
- a CDS encoding MFS transporter codes for MTTDPARQVRSPIAFAVGARTLSNTAYRMVYPFLPVFARAFGVDLATMSIALSARSASGALGPLLAPFTDRHGRRFGLTLGLGLFAAGAFLGAVGPGLPGFAAALVLMTVGKYVIDPAILAHLSDLVPYGRRGRALALTELSWSLAFIAGVPAAGFLIGRFGWRSPFLALAVLGLAGLVVVRIGAGMPAAGAAGAAGHRESFRSVFRSGPALAGIAAILAVSVSNELVNFVFGAWLEDSFGLKLAGLGAAAAAIGLAEFGGESLVAASIDRIGKMKALMTGLAANAVAAAVLPLAGRTAALALIGLALFYLTFEYTVVSMLPVMSEILPQARATLLAFYAASFSVGRAIGSLASPRLYGLGFPAVALAAAGLNAVAFLFLVRLRRLTVGRH; via the coding sequence GTGACGACCGATCCGGCCAGGCAGGTCCGGTCACCGATCGCCTTCGCGGTCGGGGCCCGGACCCTGTCCAATACCGCCTACCGGATGGTCTACCCGTTCCTGCCGGTCTTTGCCCGCGCCTTCGGGGTCGACCTGGCGACCATGTCGATCGCCCTGTCGGCCCGCTCCGCCTCGGGCGCGCTGGGCCCCCTCCTCGCCCCATTCACGGACCGGCACGGGCGGCGGTTCGGCCTGACCCTCGGGCTGGGCCTGTTCGCGGCCGGGGCGTTCCTGGGCGCCGTCGGCCCGGGCCTTCCGGGCTTCGCCGCCGCCCTCGTCCTGATGACCGTCGGCAAGTACGTCATCGACCCGGCCATCCTGGCCCACCTGAGCGACCTCGTGCCCTACGGTCGGCGCGGCCGGGCCCTGGCCCTGACCGAGCTCAGCTGGTCCCTGGCCTTCATCGCCGGCGTGCCGGCCGCCGGCTTCCTCATCGGCCGCTTCGGCTGGCGGTCGCCCTTTCTTGCCCTGGCCGTCCTGGGCCTGGCCGGGCTCGTCGTCGTCCGGATCGGCGCGGGGATGCCGGCAGCGGGGGCGGCCGGCGCCGCGGGCCATCGCGAAAGCTTCAGGTCCGTGTTCCGGTCGGGCCCGGCCCTCGCGGGGATCGCCGCCATACTGGCCGTCAGCGTCTCGAACGAGCTGGTCAACTTCGTCTTCGGCGCCTGGCTCGAGGACTCCTTCGGGCTCAAGCTGGCCGGCCTCGGGGCCGCGGCGGCGGCCATCGGCCTGGCCGAGTTCGGCGGCGAAAGCCTGGTCGCGGCCTCGATCGACCGGATCGGCAAGATGAAGGCCCTGATGACCGGCCTGGCCGCCAACGCCGTCGCGGCCGCCGTCTTGCCCCTGGCCGGCCGCACGGCCGCCCTGGCGCTCATCGGCCTGGCCCTCTTCTACCTGACCTTCGAGTACACGGTCGTCAGCATGCTTCCGGTCATGAGCGAGATCCTGCCCCAGGCTCGGGCGACGCTTCTGGCCTTCTACGCCGCGTCGTTCTCGGTCGGCCGGGCCATCGGGTCGCTGGCCTCCCCCCGGCTCTACGGCCTGGGGTTCCCGGCCGTGGCCCTGGCCGCGGCCGGCCTCAACGCCGTCGCCTTCCTGTTCCTGGTCCGCCTGCGCCGCCTGACCGTCGGCAGGCATTGA
- a CDS encoding GlsB/YeaQ/YmgE family stress response membrane protein — protein sequence MHILWTIVLGLLAGIIAKLIYPGKENMSWLWTIVLGIAGSFVATYLGKLVGIYKPGETAGFIGAIVGALILLFIYGLIKKKA from the coding sequence ATGCACATCCTGTGGACCATTGTTCTGGGGTTGCTGGCCGGCATCATCGCCAAGCTCATCTATCCCGGCAAGGAGAACATGAGCTGGCTCTGGACGATCGTCCTGGGCATCGCCGGTTCGTTCGTCGCCACCTATCTCGGCAAGCTCGTCGGCATCTACAAGCCCGGCGAGACGGCCGGCTTCATCGGCGCCATCGTCGGCGCGCTGATCCTGCTCTTCATCTACGGCCTGATCAAGAAAAAGGCCTGA